In the Mytilus galloprovincialis chromosome 10, xbMytGall1.hap1.1, whole genome shotgun sequence genome, one interval contains:
- the LOC143049381 gene encoding uncharacterized protein LOC143049381 yields the protein MILMYVKVVLAILCLTVVSVVTDEHGTRSIQDCTLWIADDSFTSCYLCLPCSDGSGFPGYISRTSFCDGKEDCNNGEDEDGSLCQTEPCATSQWRCSDDKQCIHPFARCDGKTDCIDGSDEDPNACRDLKAQLCSVYELECANKLVCFNENGRCDGYRDCNDNSDEANCTEFQCPGNKWKCDDRQQCISRKRVCDGYNDCHDGSEEILKTCLDYTCSQNHWKCSNELQCIPEEGLCDGYSNCKDKSDE from the exons ATGATCCTCATGTATGTAAAAGTGGTCTTAGCAATATTGTGTTTAACAGTTGTCTCAGTAGTTACAGATGAACACGGAACAAGGTCCATACAAG ATTGCACCCTATGGATAGCAGACGACAGTTTTACTTCCTGTTATCTATGTTTGCCGTGTTCTGATGGTTCGGGTTTTCCTGGTTACATTTCCCGTACATCATTTTGTGACGGAAAGGAAGATTGCAACAATGGTGAAGATGAGGATGGATCCTTATGTCAAA CGGAACCTTGTGCAACTTCCCAATGGCGATGTAGCGATGACAAGCAATGTATCCATCCATTTGCACGGTGTGATGGAAAAACAGATTGTATAGACGGGTCGGATGAGGATCCTAACGCATGTAGAG ATTTAAAAGCACAACTATGCTCGGTTTATGAATTGGAATGTGCCAACAAACTGGTGTGCTTCAATGAGAATGGACGTTGTGACGGTTACCGTGATTGTAACGACAACTCAGACGAGGCTAATTGTACAG AATTTCAGTGTCCTGGCAATAAGTGGAAGTGTGACGACAGACAACAGTGCATCAGTAGGAAAAGGGTTTGTGATGGTTATAACGATTGTCATGATGGTTCAGAAGAAATCTTAAAAACATGTCTAG ACTACACGTGTTCCCAAAACCATTGGAAGTGTTCGAATGAACTGCAGTGTATCCCTGAAGAAGGATTATGTGATGGTTATAGCAACTGTAAGGACAAATCAGACGAATAG